The window CATGCATAACTTGCAAAAATCATTGTCGAAAATCACAGATCCGAACCTGTCGTCTGAAGAAATTACGAAAGTTCTTCACTTTCTCGTGAAACATGTCCAGGAGCGAGCTTTCGCTTCAGAATTGCGGTGCTTGTTGACAGATAAGTCACCCCACTCTCTATCGAAGCCCATGcggaaattggcgccgtttgtGGATGAGCGTGGAATGCTAAGGGTGGGCGGTCGCCTTTCTAAAGGAGACCTGTCGTTCGATGTGAAACATCCACTATTATTGCCTCGTGATCATAGGTTGACTACGCTGATCATTGAGGATTACCATCACCGGTTTATGCACCCTGGATTGCAAACGTTGCAAAATTTATTAGCCCAAGAATTCTGGGTTTTATCGGCAAGAAGGGCTATAAATTCGGTTATTTCATCTTGTATGAAATGTTTTCGCGCTCGGCCTAAAGTGGCATCTCCTCCAATAATGGGCAACTTACCATCGTTTcgaattaatcaaattaaaccATTTTCGTCAGCGGCAGTAGATTACGCTGGTCCCTTTGATACTTGTTTGGCCCGGGGCCGTGGTCTACGCACATTTAAATCGTATATTTGCGTTTTCGTATGCACTGCCACCAAAGCAGTACATCTTGAGCTGGCCTCAGAGCTCACCACAGAGGCATATCTCGCAGCTCTGCGCCGTTTCATTTCGCGCCGCGGTCGGTGCTCTAGGCTGATCTCGGATCAGGGTAGAAACTTTAGTGGCGCATCCAATATGCTCCAAGAATTCATGGCCAAGGCTTCACGTGCAGAACAAATAAATTTCGTTTTTAACCCGCCCGGCAGCCCACATTTCTCGGGGTTAGCCGAGGCTGGTGTAAAGTCAGTAAAGACACATCTCGCTCGTGTCGTGGGCTCTCAGCGCCTTACATTTGAGGAATTCTATACCCTTTTGACCCAAATTGAGGCGATGCTGAACTCACGGCCTTTGTCCCCTGTCAGCTCGGACCCAAACGACCTGTCAGTTTTGACCCCCGGACATTTCCTTACTTTGGAGCCGCTCACCATATTGCCGGAAAGCAACATGGTAGATGCGAAATTAGGTCCACTTCAGAGATggaaattattacaaaagatcCATCAAGATTTCTGGCGCAAGTGGCACCTCGAATATCTGCACACATTGCAGCAGCGCCACAAATGGTTCGATGGTCAGAGAAACATTGTCGTCGGGACGCTCGTGCTCATTGTCAATGAGCAATGTAGCCCCATGAAGTGGAAAATTGGCCGGGTGGTACAACTCCATCCAGGAAGTGACGGGATTTGTCGAGTTGTCACAGTTCGCACAGAATCGGGCGAACTTAAACGTCCGATAGTTAAACTGTGTCCCTTACCTTTGCAAAACTAGTGTTAATTCACTATCATATAGTcataagtattaattttatcgtagatttagattaaagtaaaaaatatatagtaatagGAAAATAAACCCTGAGCCATATCGATTCTATTTTATCCTCAGTTGACAATAACAGTACAAACTTGTGGAAAATACGTTGTATTTTGGTGGGCGGAAAATGTTAAGGATTgtagtcttaaaataatttcgcctggcaacattatcgttcaaactttaaaaaaaaatatattccctTCCCCTTCTCGTATCGCAAATGTAACATGTCGGGCGCATCTCGCtgcgctaattattattttcgaatattatcgtctcggttcatctaaaagattcattttcgtctgtaaactgtgtgtactcattgtggaaggctaatcagttgaagaagcactgctcctgctccgtttcggtgtccacgctggtccaggtaactcggattcgaggtaagtctagacgagccgaaggtctgagaagcctgcgccagcctccaccgagagctgcaccgtcatctacagctcagcaaggtgagtgcttttaccaattgacctagcctgtcctaagttccacggtatatcgtttcgtatctcgtctcgtatttcgtttgaatacagtccacataatttttaaatatcgaagtaaaataatcccattaacaattatatatattatttattaaaaaatgttttatatataaaaaatatacactgcaaactggcaactggcaacttaataaaaaaatagacattaataaagcgcattcacaaagttttcagtaccttttatacaaataacattaagtatgcctacctattacactttacacacagatacactacactttacacacggcattttacacagatttccaacttgtattcatacatttcttcacggttaattaatacgctttccagatgcgttatgactcggttccttctgaacccactaaagttgtaaatttcactctggctgcttcaacagccgttgctccgcatttagcacattttctatgtgcattgctgtaatccatgtaggtacagacttacagtctttagtggtacgtagcggtacacgttgtatgtattatttaaagagttaataaataaaattttcgttatgaactttaaccacagcaggtGGACatagtcattgacaaatatattttttattatggtgggtagacgtacctaccctccatatattttatgaacattgataaagacagttggaagcaaatattcattataaaacttaatcgcatgtaattaagttttaagcgttttaagtcccgttttatgattaatattgtataaaattcgtgataatttaaatcagagttgggagcaatgttgctgtagaaaaatgtttttatttttattactcgcaactttttcccggaggccaacgcacacatagaagcttaaggcgcacccatgcgcaattatttggggacataactttgttaggaagtgaacaggccttgataTGGATACTTTTAACTTAATCATGCAACAAAACGAATCGATAATTTTATAAGAGCtactttataatttaattttttttttattgaaaagtatagcgttacagttcaataaacaagtttttcGTGCCTAATAATCCTCATATAATTTAGAAAGAAGTTGTGTAGTGTACTTTAATGATTTATGTTTCCGATTCCGGCCGCAAGATGGCCGACCTTCGTTCTAAGTTCGACGAATGGTTCGACTTCCATTCCTTTCATTCAACATTCAGTCATTCATTCAAAATCGCCATTGACTTTGACTGACGCTGTGTTCTGCCTATGAATACAAATTTTAGGTGTCCCGTAATTTCAGCGCATATTTCGCAAATGTTTACCGCATAGTGTCTGGAGGATACCCTTGCGATGAAGTTAAAAAAGATGAAGGTGGATTCAGAGGTACAGTTTCTTCAGAATCCCTATTACCTAAAAGCCGACAAGTCTCCTTCGGCGTGAAGTCGTAAACAAACATTTTTGTTTTAGGAGGTGAGTCCTGTGCCTGTGCCTCAGCCCGAGATAATTGAAGCTGACCTGTACAAGCGTACTTACTTTGGGCCTGATGTTCCCACGTTAGAGCTGGAGTGTTGGGAGGAGGAGCTTTCTGAATGCCAACTGAATGCCTATAAGAATGCCGACGACGAGTATAAGAGCATTCAGACCAAGATTGACGATCTGGTGAAGGATACCGGTGGTCAGATTGTGTATAACGGCGACCAGTTTACTGCATACCAGTTGCTTGGGAAGTGAGTATTATCACAATAATACTTTTGTATTGTCAAAACTCGTTACAAACTGACGAATATCAACAAACAGTTTTTGGTATAGAATAGACGATTGTTTGTGTTTAGGCCATGCTCTTGGCAGTTTCCATTTCAATGAGAACCATACTGACAAATGGAAATCTCGATCTGGTCCTGGAATTTTGTGAATATATTCATTCTTAGGTTATTAACATGCTTTACATGATTACAAGCCATAGCTTgctttaatcattatttatatttttgaaattattgGTTTTTAACCCCTGACGCTTAAAGGGGGGTGTTATATGTTTGGCGCCAATGTCTGTGTGTTTGTCAGTCTGTCTGTGGCACAATAGCTAACAACATTGTGTGCGCTTTTGTAATTCATAATAATTGCTCAATTCATGTTTTCCAGGCAACCAGTACTGAAGGATCTGGAGAGACAGAGCGCGGAGATCATTAGATCTAGATCTCGCTCACTCTCCATCTCCAAGGAAGGAAGTAGGACTGGCAAGAGAGGTACAAACACACAACTTATTTCACTAGACTTTTATCAACCGGGATATGGACTATGTTTGATTGTTATTACCAGAGTTCAGACAATttatcacaaaaataaatattgtatggaacatgataccatttttttaacaattttgaacTGCAGTTTTGGAGTATAatctggaaattttataaagatactgaGTACATGATATACAAACAAAAATAACAATAGAATGGCATAGCATTCTTTATTAATATATTGTACCGCAAATCAGGTCGCCCCAAAAAGAATAAAGAAGAAGACCGTGACTACTCCCCGTCTCCCGACAGAGACTCTGAGCCGCGCcacaagaagaagaagaaggataAGGAGAAGGACAAGGAGAACAAGAAAGACAAGGATAGCACCAAGACCAAAGATAAGACTCTTGCACCATCCAGTAAGGAAACATatgatttttttcctttttgttTTCAAACAAGCTTAACAGCATAACAGAAAATAATACCAAGCCACTGCTAACTTAAacagaaaattaaaagaaaaagaaaacaatctACAATTCATCACAAAATACAACATTAACATTATTATGAATGAATCTGCTTTTATTTCACTGATAATACTtattagagtctgttcggaaagagaagagttgtggaatgtattgggccccatattTATCATATAACTATTACTATAGCTAAAAATGATGGAACATATATTAATGacgtaaaattattttatataaaaaaaaaattataatgaaCAATGTAATccaatatgtaaattatgtgTCTGCCTAAATGCAGTGTAAAAGCATTGTATTTGTTTTACCAATAACTCTGAATAATCAATTTTCCCAACTAGATGTGCACAGCGTAGTCACCAATGTGCGTCCCTCGGAAGCCACTGCCATCGGAGGGCTGCTCACCGGCAGCGCCACCAAGACCACGGCCATCGTGGATCTCACCAAGGACGATGGCAACAAGAACGTGGCCGACTCCAGGGAGGTGTCGTTTAATAAGCTGCAAGGTAAgatctaaatatttattataagggGGTTTCCAACTAGATGAGCACAGCGTGGTCACCAATGTGCGTCCCTCGGAAGCCACTGCCATCGGAGGGCTGCTCACCGGCAGCGCCACCAAGACAACGGCCATCGTGGACCTCACCAAGGACGATGGCAACAAGAACGTGGCCGACTCCAGGGAGGTGTCGTTTAATAAGCTGCAAGGTAAgatctaaatatttattataagaggGTTTCCAACTAGATATGCACAGCGTAGTCACCAACGTGCGTCCCTCGGAAACCACTGCCATCGAAGGGCTGCTCACCGGCAGCGCCACCAAGACCACGGCCATCATCGACCTCACCAAGGATGATGGCAACAAGGACGTGGCCGACTCCAGGGAGGTGTCGTTTAATAAGCTGCAAGGTAAGATCACACTATTTATTTTAAGGGGGTTTCCAACTAGATGTCCACAGGCAGCGTAGTCACCAACGTGCGTCCCTCGGAAGCCACTGCCATCGGAGGGCTGCTCACCGGCAGCGCCACCAAGACCACGGCCATCGTGGATCTCACCAAGGACGATGGCAACAAGAACGTGGCCGACTCCAGGGAGGTGTCCTTTAATAAGCTGCAAGGTGActtgaataatatttattatattaaccaTATAATCTACTTTAATgataaaacaaagaaagaaagaaataaacataaaacttaaaaacctacagataaaaaaatatgttttcgagcgatggcgccgtATGTTTGGCCTACTGTCGAGaagatggcgatactttttgacatttaacaaatttaactcATATCCAAAGGCCCTACGAAACCAAAGAGTAGAATACACTATTTGTTTTTGCCACGATTCGCCATTTAAGGCGCTAAATACCAAGAGTAAGCGCAAgtacttaatataaattatgttttattaaattattccgATTTCCTTACGAAGTTTTCGTTGATCAAAAATCAACCATGAATATCGAATGGTATTTCGGCCATAAGTTCCTAGAAATTCTAGTACGAGTAGAAGGATCGGACCCACAACCTTAGGGCCTGTTTATACATTTATTAGTGTTAAGTTTGtgcaaacatcaacatttattcagtgCAAGTTCATACATTTGTTACTTGCGTTTAGTAATAAAAGTATGAACTCGCACTAAACaccaacactaatcaatgtaaAACAGGCTATTACCGCTAGGCTAGCAACGCTTTGTTTCCATTGTCATTAAATtcatttacttacctactttcaCCAGGCAAAACCTTCCCATCGCTGGTTGTGGTCGCTCGCCCCTACCTCCGCGCTAAAGACACGCAACCGCCCGCAGACCGGTCGGCTCTTGACAGCAAAGTGAAGTCTGTGCTCATGCACACTCCCATGAAGTTCACCGAGTGGCTCATCCAACAGGGCCTGGTGCGGTCGGAGCAGTGGTGCGTGATACATCAAGGCAACAAGCTCAAGCTGGGTAAGATCAATATAACACACTATGACTGTGATTTTACGGGGCACCTATCTGAGGATATTCACGAATATGGCTAAATTGTCAACGCTACAGTAAACTTGCAAAAAACCTCGGACATATTCACGAAAATATCGTCTATCTCCGGTCTGTCCGGTCACCTTAGCAAAATAATTTTTCACAATAATGAAATTGTTCATATGGTTGGAGAGTATGTAAAAAAGCTTCCGGACACCCAGTCAAAATTATAACAAATCTGCGGAAGCCCAGACAGTTTTATTTGTGAATGTCTGAACACTTGACGCCATAATAATGCCCATTTATTTCCAGGCATGTACTCCGACGTATCCAAGTTCCCGTTCTCCGGGGGCTACGTCTGGATCTCCGAATGCTGCCCGACTCGCTTCGTGTCTGTATTCTGCAGTTCCATCTTTGAAGGAGCCACTTTCCCTCCGAGCGTGCTTTTGAAGCTGGTTTACCATTGGGCCTGCCAGACTAATGTGCAGAACGTTGTGCAGTGGGTCAAAGTGGACAATCTCTATGTCAaggtaaaatttaattttattagtcACGAACTTTTATTAGCTGTTCAAATAGCTAAGGAAAGTGGAAAAGCACATCAAAATCTTACCATAGATCAATGATATTTTCAAGATAGATGGGAGCAGCGCACTACTTCACTTCGCTACTGGGCAGTAAGGCGTAGCTTTAGACTGTTAGGGACGGTTAGGTTagggacaaaaaaaaaacaagcacTACTGGTGGGTGTGGAGTTAAGACTTATGACCAGCAGTGACATCTTTGGGTTGATGTGATAAATCTAATATCTATTGTAATTTTTCGCAGGGTCTATTCACCTGGCTGCGAGCAGTGTGCACTTCAGCCATCCATCAACACATGAGCCTGCTTGGTGGGGCTGGGAAGAAGGTCGAGGTCGGCGTCATCTCCCTCGGGACCACCAGCCACGATGGAACCCAGCGCCAAGTCAAGGTGGAGGTGCTGGGCGTGCTGGACCCTGCCGACAAACTGGTGAGATTATCATTAAAATTATCATGGGTACACACGGATTCTCAAAGATTTCAAAGACACCAAtgttaacattattttataCCTCTATTTCAGATTCGTCTCCGCGCCGTGGAACCTTTAGCCGAGCACGAGAAAAACTACAAAAAGCGCTTCCAAAAAATCCTCGAACCCCTCGTCACCTGGGTCCACCCGTCCTCCGTCATCCTCACCGACCTGACAGTCGACAAAGGCACCCTAGTGTCCATGGGCTTCAAGAATGTCCACCAATCGTCCTCGCACACGGACACCCCGGCCAGGAACAGCAACGCCAACATCATGGAGTACTTGAGGAGGATCGTGCCGAGAATGTTCCAGAACACGCTCTCGCTGCTGTCGAGACAGATCATACAGCAGTTCCTGGACGAGCTGGTGTGGAGGGAGAGGTATAACGAAAAATTGGACAGTCGTAGGCGGAACTACTAGAGCCTTAAGCAAGCAAAGCAAACCAACCATGTAGTCGATCAAAAATCAACAAAGTCCGAATAGTCATCATTAAAGGACGatcattatattaaataatagtacagtcagTAAGAAAGATCGTCGTATAAAAAAACCATCCATATTTTCTGCATGAGCTGTATGTAGAAGTAAAACATCGATTGAAAATAATGGGATTAATGGGCAAGacactatttaaataattatacattacgGTATTTTTTAAGTTGGGATTTCCACTGCCACTTTTCATGATTTATTTCCTTTCAATGTTGTTTAAGGAAAGTTTACtgttaattttgaataaattatAAGTAATGCAGAAAAGTAATAAACAAACTTCCAATATAAATGATCTAAAGTtcccttatttttattttttttctaatctgCAGGTTCGGAATCTCGCCCGGGCAAGCGTTCGAAAACATTGTGCTTCATATCGCGGAACAGACCAAATTCGACTCCAAGGACGCTATTACTGTCCGTCTGAACAAGATCGCAGCTAATCCATTCAAGAACTGGAAATATCCTAGCAAGGTACGGATCTTCCTAGTATTGTAAATGATTAATGATGTTTAATGTAGCTGGCCGGTTTCCAAATTTTAATAGGgaaccgtgcgcgttggagggtctgccatcttgtggcctgattCGGAAACATAtgtcacaaaacagataggtacagaaatcaatctacatacaaagcgcgctcgagcaacgcacacatagacacgatatctcggaccagttgggaccagtgcgagcgcgcgtgccatccgcttgaaatacgcgtctgtgaacttttttgtgcaataatggag is drawn from Cydia fagiglandana chromosome 4, ilCydFagi1.1, whole genome shotgun sequence and contains these coding sequences:
- the LOC134663984 gene encoding uncharacterized protein LOC134663984 → MKLKKMKVDSEEVSPVPVPQPEIIEADLYKRTYFGPDVPTLELECWEEELSECQLNAYKNADDEYKSIQTKIDDLVKDTGGQIVYNGDQFTAYQLLGKQPVLKDLERQSAEIIRSRSRSLSISKEGSRTGKRGRPKKNKEEDRDYSPSPDRDSEPRHKKKKKDKEKDKENKKDKDSTKTKDKTLAPSNVHSVVTNVRPSEATAIGGLLTGSATKTTAIVDLTKDDGNKNVADSREVSFNKLQGKTFPSLVVVARPYLRAKDTQPPADRSALDSKVKSVLMHTPMKFTEWLIQQGLVRSEQWCVIHQGNKLKLGMYSDVSKFPFSGGYVWISECCPTRFVSVFCSSIFEGATFPPSVLLKLVYHWACQTNVQNVVQWVKVDNLYVKGLFTWLRAVCTSAIHQHMSLLGGAGKKVEVGVISLGTTSHDGTQRQVKVEVLGVLDPADKLIRLRAVEPLAEHEKNYKKRFQKILEPLVTWVHPSSVILTDLTVDKGTLVSMGFKNVHQSSSHTDTPARNSNANIMEYLRRIVPRMFQNTLSLLSRQIIQQFLDELVWRERFGISPGQAFENIVLHIAEQTKFDSKDAITVRLNKIAANPFKNWKYPSKKSKNTEDASTSATEETGRGKRGRRKKEPSPEPPPRKKKKEKTLYVPDDDEEEIPLALRRTKIKQERDQKKEKEKEEPTPRSRRKAVRSYVDDDLDDIPLKNIKKEMKPEETVSMERYYFGQIGGEGPVEKVSIAVECPTCHIEFTNNISLMEHLFLHAIPAPASAPDSTAQCSYCLIRFATDDELTAHLKQEHPSDTKTPDLFTYACLICEVRFAAVLTLATHMQKTHLPLELPYGCDACDYRASSQRRLADHYRDKHAKHHSVQCPHCLKVIQVYADGHELTANILLFLDHLQQHQDKELEIRCNRCVLKFVHLGQLKEHQVRDHTTVENAIPLCSEEHLINKPKTKARPPVKDSSSHTMSATYEDVTLVLPDGMICRECDTALDSDKHFLGSSSCTKCSFTSSCYRAMLRHSGYCAGAHSLEDAPRAAPAALHCVCSYTTRVGTDMLTHLLSCEHKTAYISEDAAKLNTVRDDVFAPRLEELPVQQQQQQQQQPPPPESAPPDYAPPSVLNTQLSLDDLAPPSVLQADQHDQELLKDAYDRPLATPRHEEPSYSLGDFEPLPQEPPPQPDFEQL